The following DNA comes from Marispirochaeta aestuarii.
GACCGGGATATGGAGTATTGTCGCATTTTTCACAGGGGAGATGATTTTGTCTCCGCACTCTACTGCGGCGACCCCTCCATAGGAAAAACAATCATCACGCCGCTGGTACGTCAGGGGGCAGCTTTCAGAGAGATTGTTGAGGGAATAGAAAAGCGACACGCAGTCCGGCCGGTTTAACAGACGCTGTATTTACCCGGCTTTCCACCTCTCCTCGATTGACTTGTCAGACACATTATCAGATACTGAAACATGATGGACAACTACCGCTTTTCCGCCGATTTTCCCAGGGTATTCCGCTTTATCGTCATGATGTTTTTTGCAGTCTTTCCGAGACTGCTTCTTTCTCCCCTGCTCCTCCGCATATCCGCTGATCTTGGAATCAGCTACGACCAGGCTTCGAGCTTTTTTCTTACAAGTGCCGTCGGTTTTTCCCTGGGCCTCATAACTTCGGGATTCATCGCCTGCCGCCTGACCCATCATTACACCATATTAAGCGGTGCCCTGATGACGGGAATCAGCCTGTTTCTCCTGTCCACGGTAACAAGCTTCCCGCTGTTTCACCTGTTCATGGGGCTACTGAGCTACTCCAACGGTCTGTACCACGGATCCGGTTTTGCGTCGGTTACCCGGATTGTTCCCGACAGATTCCGGACCAGGGCACTCTCCTTTCACGAGATGGGACCCAACGCGGCCTTCATTCTGGCCCCCATATTCTCCGCCCTCATGGCCCCCGTACTCGGCTGGCGGGGAGTTCTCTGCGCTACCGGAATCGCGGCCTTCGGCGCCGCCCTGTTTTTTCTCCTGTCCGACAAGGGGCCGAACGACTGCGGAGCCCCGCCCAATTTTGCCAGCATCAGGCTTTTTGCCTCCGTACCGGAATACTGGATACTCCTGCTTCTGATAGCCATAAGCGTCTCCCTGGCTACCGGGGTTTTCTCTGTCCTTCCCACCTATCTGCAGGTGGAACACAATCTGCCGGAAAGAATGCTGAACACCCTGATCGGGTTTTCCAGGGTAACGGGATTCGCCTCCATCTACCTGGCAGGTCACCTGGCGGACAGGTTCGGATACAGGATAGTCCTGGCATCGATCCTGCTGTTTACCAGCGTACTTACCGTGCTCATCGGTTTTGTCTCCGGCCCGCTTTTGCTGGTGGTGGTTTTTCTGCAGCCCGCGGTAACCCAGTCCTTTTTTCCCGCCGCCCTCAGCGCCGTTACCAGGATAGCGAAACCGGAAGCCAGGAATCTTGCGGTATCCCTGGCCATTCCCCTGTCGAACATCCTGGGCGGAGGGCTTACCCCCATGGCCTTCGGGACTGCCGGAGCGGCGGGCTATTTTTCCATCAGTTTCATCGTACTCGGGAGCCTGGGGATACTCAGCGTCCTTCTGCTGAGATCCCTTCCCGCGACCATACGGGAGCGCTGCTGAGATCAGGGAGATGGCGCATAGGGAAGAATTCCCTTCAGGTCGTTATCGGTAAAGCGCAGTCCAAGTCCCAGGAAATAGTCCCGGTCGGAGGTCAGGGCGTTGTCCACTCCCCCGGCCAGGTAGAGCCAGTTCAGAGGGTTGTTACTCCGGGGATCGTAAATCGGGTAGAAAGTCCCGTAGCCCCTCAGGTAAGGACCGCCGTCCTGGCTGAAACTGAACACCTCGGAGGCAAGGTTCAGCTTTTCAATGGGAGAAAATTCAAGTCCCAGACCGACGCTGTTCTCGATAACGCCTCCGCGCAACGTGAGGGGACCGTATTCCCGGGCGAGCTGTGCGGAAATTTTCAGATCATCATCGTCATCGTCATCTGAGCCGGAATCGCTCATCCCGGCCATGGAACTGACCAGTCCCACGCTGTAGTATTTGCCCTTGTCCGCATATGCAAGCCGAACATCCGCATGGTTTTTCGTGCCCTGATCGATGGTCATGTACTCGGACCTGAATCCCACCTGAACATCCATGCCCAGGGCCGAATCAATGAATTCATCCACCCCGGTAACCACTTTGTCTATCTTGACATAAAGGTCGTCTTCGTTGACCAGTTTTCCCAGATTGCCTTCGCCCCGTTCTATTTTTGAGGTTACGTTCTTTATATTCTCCAGACTCTCATTCAGATTCTCGATACTCGCCTGCAGAGATACCATGGTATCTGCGATTCGTCCATCCTGCTGAGCAAGCAGACGGTCTACCCTTTCGGTAATTCCCGCGGTATGCCGCAGAATCGACGAAAGGTCCTGAAGGTCCGAGACGCTGTTGCCTTCCAGTCTTTCAGTGACTACTGCGATATTCTCCAGGGACTCCTGCAGCAATGCCAGGTTGACCTCCACCATACGGCTGGTATTGGCCACGGTATCCCGGGAAATGGTCAAAATATCCCCTATCGCCTCATACCCCCCCTTCTCGTCCATAAGGGAGTTGAGTTTCTCCATAAAGGACCTCATCTCTTTGGCCAGTTCATCTATCGAACCAAAGGCCTGTTCCATCCCGGAGCTGCTGACAACGTTCTGAATAACACCCCCGTGCGGTATGGGAACCGACTGGGGGGTACCCGGATCCAGAGCCACTATGGCGTTTCCCAGCATGGACTGGGTCTGCTTGCGTATAACAGCGTCGCGGTACACCGGAACGATCGAGGAAAGCTCCATCATCAGGCGGGCCTGCCCCTGTTCAAGATCGATTTCCCGTATCCGGCCCACATCGACACCCGCAACCCAGACCTGGGTGCCCGGCCGAAGCCCGGAGGCGTCTTTGATATAGGCCTGTACCTGATAGGTTGAAGGGGCATCAAGACTGTCGGCGGTCTGCACCACGTAGTAGATACTCCCCGCACCTGTAATCAGAACAAAAAGCCC
Coding sequences within:
- a CDS encoding MFS transporter, coding for MMDNYRFSADFPRVFRFIVMMFFAVFPRLLLSPLLLRISADLGISYDQASSFFLTSAVGFSLGLITSGFIACRLTHHYTILSGALMTGISLFLLSTVTSFPLFHLFMGLLSYSNGLYHGSGFASVTRIVPDRFRTRALSFHEMGPNAAFILAPIFSALMAPVLGWRGVLCATGIAAFGAALFFLLSDKGPNDCGAPPNFASIRLFASVPEYWILLLLIAISVSLATGVFSVLPTYLQVEHNLPERMLNTLIGFSRVTGFASIYLAGHLADRFGYRIVLASILLFTSVLTVLIGFVSGPLLLVVVFLQPAVTQSFFPAALSAVTRIAKPEARNLAVSLAIPLSNILGGGLTPMAFGTAGAAGYFSISFIVLGSLGILSVLLLRSLPATIRERC
- a CDS encoding MlaD family protein, with translation MNRLVKIGLFVLITGAGSIYYVVQTADSLDAPSTYQVQAYIKDASGLRPGTQVWVAGVDVGRIREIDLEQGQARLMMELSSIVPVYRDAVIRKQTQSMLGNAIVALDPGTPQSVPIPHGGVIQNVVSSSGMEQAFGSIDELAKEMRSFMEKLNSLMDEKGGYEAIGDILTISRDTVANTSRMVEVNLALLQESLENIAVVTERLEGNSVSDLQDLSSILRHTAGITERVDRLLAQQDGRIADTMVSLQASIENLNESLENIKNVTSKIERGEGNLGKLVNEDDLYVKIDKVVTGVDEFIDSALGMDVQVGFRSEYMTIDQGTKNHADVRLAYADKGKYYSVGLVSSMAGMSDSGSDDDDDDDLKISAQLAREYGPLTLRGGVIENSVGLGLEFSPIEKLNLASEVFSFSQDGGPYLRGYGTFYPIYDPRSNNPLNWLYLAGGVDNALTSDRDYFLGLGLRFTDNDLKGILPYAPSP